A stretch of Lachancea thermotolerans CBS 6340 chromosome D complete sequence DNA encodes these proteins:
- the GTR2 gene encoding Gtr2p (similar to uniprot|P53290 Saccharomyces cerevisiae YGR163W GTR2 Cytoplasmic GTP binding protein functions as a negative regulator of the Ran/Tc4 GTPase cycle downstream of its binding partner and homolog Gtr1p homolog of human RagC and RagD proteins), producing the protein MNSEENSDKATILLMGLRRGGKSSICKVVFHNMQPLDTLYLESTSNPTMEHFSTLIDLAVMELPGQLNYFEPNYDSERLFKSVGALVYVIDSQDEYMNALTNFAIIVEYAYKVNPDINIEVLIHKVDGLSEDFKVDTQRDIMQRTGEELLELGLDGVQVSFYLTSIFDHSIYEAFSRIVQKLVPELPFLENMLDNLVQHSKIEKCFLFDINSKIYVSTDSSPVDIVTYETCAEFVDVTIDLHDLYKIQGKEDALAGSTGNKPPPEVKGVSALNNGVVIYLRQMIRGLALVALIRPDDTDVESCLTVVDYNVDIFKKGLEQVWAHARITSPEGK; encoded by the exons ATGAACTCCGAAGAGAACAGCGATAAGGCTACAATTCTTCTCATGGGCCTCAGAAG AGGCGGAAAGTCTTCTATTTGTAAGGTAGTGTTTCACAACATGCAGCCTCTCGATACACTATATTTGGAGTCAACATCCAACCCGACTATGGAGCACTTTTCCACCCTTATAGACCTAGCCGTGATGGAGCTTCCAGGCCAGCTGAACTATTTCGAGCCCAATTACGATTCAGAGCGCTTGTTCAAGAGCGTTGGCGCATTGGTTTACGTTATAGATTCCCAGGATGAATACATGAACGCTCTCACGAATTTCGCAATCATTGTGGAGTATGCCTACAAGGTGAACCCTGATATCAATATCGAGGTGCTAATCCACAAAGTGGATGGACTCAGCGAggacttcaaagttgatACGCAAAGGGATATAATGCAGCGCACAGGGGAAGAACTACTAGAACTGGGCCTCGATGGCGTGCAAGTCTCTTTTTACCTAACTTCAATTTTTGATCATTCAATATACGAGGCCTTTTCTCGCatagttcaaaaactggtCCCAGAACTACCATTTCTAGAAAACATGCTGGACAATCTGGTACAGCATTCTAAAATTGAGAAGTGTTTCCTTTTCGATATCAACTCCAAAATATATGTTTCCACTGATTCGTCGCCGGTCGACATTGTGACGTATGAAACTTGCGCAGAATTTGTCGACGTTACGATCGACTTGCACGACCTTTACAAAATACAAGGTAAGGAAGACGCTTTGGCTGGTAGCACCGGCAATAAACCGCCTCCTGAAGTGAAGGGTGTATCAGCCCTCAACAACGGCGTCGTTATATACTTAAGGCAGATGATTCGCGGGCTTGCTCTAGTCGCCCTCATTAGGCCAGACGACACTGACGTTGAAAGCTGTCTTACGGTAGTCGATTACAACGTCGACATTTTTAAGAAAGGCCTCGAGCAAGTCTGGGCTCATGCCAGAATTACATCACCAGAAGGAAAATAA
- the TYW3 gene encoding tRNA methyltransferase TYW3 (similar to uniprot|P53177 Saccharomyces cerevisiae YGL050W Hypothetical ORF), giving the protein MVQDAFQQKKEHILAEIKSSSLDLSPKGTIDELCFPIMNLINSHMDMVTTSSCSGRLSVFVEGNKVHDKEIKTGGKGEGGKWLFVTHDREQVKSWFEKLEEPVSFQPDYNPGYMDASTRYILYKYEPFILHVKCRDFRSASALFNTAMSCGFRESGIGSNNIVALRVNIKLDVPIGYLNELTSKLVFFVDSKYIELMDHITLGKFTENENKMQELYKKIEAHILKAPLETPKDLDKVETKEERRERKIKEGLLRQKMVRSQDTQN; this is encoded by the coding sequence ATGGTACAAGATGCATTTCagcagaagaaagagcacaTCTTGGCTGAAATTAAAAGCAGCTCACTTGACCTGTCTCCCAAGGGCACTATTGATGAGCTCTGTTTTCCAATCATGAATCTCATCAACTCACACATGGACATGGTGACGACATCTTCCTGTTCAGGCCGTCTCAGTGTTTTTGTAGAGGGCAATAAGGTTCATGACAAAGAAATTAAGACCGGAGGCAAGGGCGAGGGCGGGAAGTGGCTTTTTGTAACTCACGATCGTGAGCAGGTCAAGTCCtggtttgaaaagttggaaGAGCCTGTATCATTCCAGCCCGACTACAACCCGGGGTATATGGATGCCTCTACAAGGTATATTTTATACAAATACGAACCCTTTATCCTGCACGTTAAATGCCGCGATTTTCGCAGCGCTTCTGCGTTATTCAACACTGCCATGTCGTGTGGGTTCCGTGAAAGTGGTATCGGAAGCAACAACATCGTAGCGCTGAGAGTCAACATCAAGTTAGATGTACCGATTGGCTACTTGAACGAACTAACAAGTAAGCTAgtcttttttgttgattcAAAATACATTGAGCTGATGGATCACATCACCTTGGGCAAGTTTACCGAAAACGAGAACAAGATGCAGGAGCTatacaaaaaaatagagGCTCATATACTGAAGGCTCCCCTTGAGACTCCAAAAGATTTAGATAAGGTTGAAACGAAAGAAGAGCGCAGAGAACGCAAAATTAAAGAGGGCCTCCTTAGGCAAAAAATGGTTCGGAGTCAAGACACCCAGAACTAG
- a CDS encoding Zn(II)2Cys6 transcription factor domain-containing protein (conserved hypothetical protein) has product MSRAPEDGFESMPSSRESEAGGQKRPNDCDQDHLSQKKRVTRRRHRNSRLGCDECKRRRIKCDETIPECRNCQNRQKREPGKRCSYLSMNEEELQSFKLKKQQNRLVEGTRVNKILEDHPDEIAYEIKMIAHESVELPVSVWTCVSGMESVRVPKALYLQVLLNANQDWDMSSRSFVVLALYSIMNSMSHKITLADQGQGDSAQEILLAEREILERIAVKYKKEFLTYAREIISMFLTSKAAVGNEYLGTRLLITNTVLQYIQLYSNAQYDSNHYAAMIDMCLEIYKNNDPEKVVRTVQFYWSSMPRNLFHLYFPAYSTDLLFELKAVLKEFEPIILAAGDERVQLHHKELGDFIHYVIGLLPLSTSVLPLPVDELYEMYRTWFLGIPSEAFCISRTMPGVQRVFYTFYHSIASYLNNLFPAGCYLMSRPFHGPTSLYPFSLNIVFEDLDHLLGPFAEFSVRLLSFMERREHILQNFFEVKDPLPPGLHKFRFQKGEVRNLKEKFISSLREELITWDNYPDLVPNTEHSEGKDMKYFVLTEREAAKSQIQRWRQAKNTYSGAEHFPTESNGLLIDQILEQMKSADPFLAMQRKKPLGSFGIEYSSDRGYQMGDRGLFQQDCDVSLFFEQSSPAFLSVLPSVEHVQDYKADRICVVSNTGSRKLYNY; this is encoded by the coding sequence ATGTCAAGAGCGCCAGAGgatggctttgaaagcatgCCAAGCAGCAGAGAATCAGAAGCAGGCGGTCAGAAGCGGCCCAATGACTGTGACCAAGACCATCTGAGCCAAAAGAAGCGAGTGACAAGAAGGAGACATAGAAACTCGAGACTTGGATGTGACGAATGTAAAAGGAGGAGGATTAAGTGCGACGAGACCATCCCAGAGTGCCGTAATTGTCAAAACCGTCAAAAAAGGGAACCGGGTAAAAGGTGTTCATATTTGTCTATGAATGAAGAGGAGttgcaaagctttaaactcaaaaaacaaCAGAATAGACTGGTGGAAGGAACGAGAGTCAACAAGATCCTGGAGGACCATCCAGATGAAATTGCTTATGAAATCAAGATGATTGCACACGAGAGCGTTGAGCTCCCAGTTTCTGTCTGGACCTGCGTCTCGGGAATGGAAAGTGTACGCGTTCCCAAAGCACTTTACCTACAAGTTCTGTTAAACGCCAATCAGGACTGGGATATGTCTTCAAGGTCTTTCGTAGTTCTTGCTCTTTATTCCATCATGAACTCGATGAGCCACAAGATTACATTAGCAGACCAGGGGCAAGGCGATTCAGCACAAGAAATACTCCTAGCTGAGCGAGAAATCTTGGAGAGAATCGCAGTCAAATAtaaaaaagagtttttgacctATGCGCGGGAAATCATATCGATGTTTTTGACGTCTAAGGCTGCAGTTGGAAATGAATATCTCGGGACGCGATTACTGATCACCAATACGGTTTTGCAATATATTCAGCTGTACTCCAATGCACAGTATGACAGCAATCACTATGCTGCAATGATTGACATGTGCCTGGAAATTTATAAGAACAATGACCCGGAGAAAGTTGTACGAACCGTGCAGTTTTATTGGAGCTCTATGCCGAGAAACCTATTTCATTTGTATTTTCCTGCATATTCCACAGACCTGCTATTCGAATTGAAGGCCGTTCTAAAAGAGTTTGAGCCAATCATATTAGCGGCCGGTGATGAAAGAGTGCAACTACATCACAAGGAGCTCGGGGATTTTATTCATTACGTGATAGGCTTGCTGCCCCTTTCAACCAGCGTTTTGCCTCTGCCGGTCGATGAGTTGTACGAAATGTACCGTACATGGTTTTTGGGTATACCTTCAGAGGCCTTCTGCATATCGCGTACCATGCCCGGGGTTCAGCGGGTTTTCTATACTTTCTACCATTCAATCGCGTCATACTTGAACAACTTGTTCCCTGCAGGATGCTACTTGATGTCGCGCCCTTTCCACGGCCCCACAAGTCTCTATCcgttttctttgaataTTGTGTTTGAAGACCTGGACCACTTACTCGGTCCGTTTGCTGAGTTTTCCGTGCGCCTCTTATCTTTCATGGAGAGGAGAGAGcacattcttcaaaacttcttcgagGTGAAAGACCCGTTGCCACCTGGACTGCATAAATTTAGGTTCCAAAAGGGCGAGGTTCGAAACCTCAAAGAGAAATTtatctcttctttgagagaaGAACTGATAACATGGGATAACTATCCTGATTTAGTACCGAATACTGAGCATAGTGAAGGCAAAGACATGAAATATTTCGTTCTAACTGAACGTGAAGCTGCTAAGAGCCAAATACAAAGGTGGCGACAAGCCAAAAATACTTACAGCGGGGCCGAGCATTTTCCAACTGAGAGTAATGGACTGTTGATAGACCAGATTCTCGAGCAAATGAAAAGCGCAGATCCTTTCCTCGCGATGCAACGGAAAAAGCCATTGGGTAGTTTCGGGATTGAATACTCAAGCGACAGAGGGTACCAGATGGGCGATCGAGGGCTTTTCCAGCAGGATTGTGACGTTAGCctgttttttgaacagagCTCCCCGGCGTTCCTTTCAGTTTTGCCTTCAGTGGAACATGTCCAGGATTACAAGGCAGACAGGATTTGTGTGGTTTCAAATACAGGCAGCCGAAAGTTGTATAATTATTAA